A window from Salvelinus fontinalis isolate EN_2023a chromosome 8, ASM2944872v1, whole genome shotgun sequence encodes these proteins:
- the plcg1 gene encoding 1-phosphatidylinositol 4,5-bisphosphate phosphodiesterase gamma-1 isoform X2, translating into MAGTSGFFSNGPIPWIESDTEMNNLYRDLELGTVLTLFYSKKSQRPERRTFQVKLETRTIIWTRGTDKIEGEIDIREIKEIRAGQKSRDFERYVEDATARLDQAHCFVILHGTEFRLKALSLAATSDEEMTMWVKGLTWLVADTLKSPTPLQIERWLRKQFYAVDRNREDKISCKDLKSMLCQVNYRVPNMKFLREKLPDSELRNGDVSFSQFSQLYRSLMLDAQKAMEIPFLQRFIERPEQKILLEDFKTFLLEAQKELWATDNNKVQEFMFGYLKDPLREVEQPFFHQDEFLTYLFSKENTVWDSALDQVCPEDMNNPLSHYWISSSHNTYLTGDQFSSESSLEAYARCLRMGCRCIELDCWDGPDGMPVIYHGHTLTTKIKFCDVLATIKEHAFVTSDYPIILSIEDHCSIVQQRNMATYFKKVFGEMLLTKAVDISADGLPSPNQLKRKILIKHKKLAEGSAYEEVSTSTPYSENDISNSIKNGILFLEDPINHEWYPHFFVLTSSKIYYSEETSNNQGNEDEEEHREVSNGMDQHIAEKWFHGKLGAGRDGRQIAERLLSEYCLETGAPDGSFLVRESETFVGDYTLSFWRSGRVQHCRIHSRQEAGSPKFYLTDNLVFDTLFALIIHYQQVALRCNEFEMKLTEPVPQTNAHESKEWYHANLSRSHAENMLMRVPRDGAFLVRKRAELSSFAISFRAEGKIKHCRVQQEGQTVVLGTSEFDSLVDLISYYEKHPLYRKMKLRYPINEETLEKIGTAEPDYGSLYEGRNPGFYVEANQMPTFKCTVKAMYEYKAQRDDELSFSKNAIIQNVDKQEGGWWKGDCGGKKQLWFPANYVEEISPSAVEPDRSLTENSPLGDLLRGSVDVSSCQIVVRPDGKGSRLHVFSLLPAASPRAGQVLDIAANTQEELKEWVIKIREVTMTSEAKLEEGKMMERRKKIALELSDLVIYCRPVPFDEDKIGTERACFRDMSSFPETKAEKYVNRIKGKRFLQYNRLQLSRIYPRGQRLDSSNYDPLPMWLCGSQLVALNFQTADKPMQMNQALFMLNGRSGYVLQPPIMRDDNFDPFDRHTLRGLESVTLQIEVLGARHLPKHGRGIVCPLIEIEVCGAEYDSAKQKTDSEADNGLNPTWPRKPFQFTVCNSAFAFLRFVVYEIDMFSDQNFLAQASFPINSLKTGYRSVPLKNSCNEDLELASLLVHMDITRSRAENGEVLSPFLPVGGVSAAVVTQTGRERLGETGSTSSASSMSPLPQSPAAQTQAQTQAYRGREGSFEARYQTPLDDFRVSQEALLDLDPQNRRMMRRTRVGGENRV; encoded by the exons ATGGCTGGGACCTCGGGCTTCTTTTCCAACGGACCCATTCCGTGGATTGAGAGTGACACCGAGATGAACAATCTTTACCGGGATCTGGAATTGGGGACCGTGTTGACTTTGTTTTACTCCAAAAAGTCCCAGCGACCTGAGAGAAGGACATTTCAGGTCAAACTTGAGACGAGGACAATTATCTGGACCCGAGGCACTGATAAAATAGAGGGAGAAA TTGATATCCGAGAGATAAAGGAGATCCGAGCGGGCCAGAAGTCTCGGGACTTTGAGCGCTATGTGGAGGACGCTACAGCACGACTAGACCAGGCTCACTGCTTCGTCATCCTACACGGCACTGAGTTCCGCCTCAAAGCACTCAGCCTAGCGG CGACGTCTGATGAGGAGATGACCATGTGGGTGAAGGGGCTGACCTGGCTGGTGGCAGACACACTCAAATCCCCCACCCCTCTACAGATAGAGAG GTGGTTACGGAAGCAGTTTTATGCAGTAGATCGCAACAGAGAAGACAA GATATCCTGTAAGGATCTGAAGAGCATGCTGTGCCAGGTTAACTACAGGGTCCCCAACATGAAGTTCCTCAGAGAGAAACTTCCG gACTCAGAGTTGAGGAATGGAGACGTGTCCTTTAGCCAGTTTTCCCAGCTCTATCGCAGCCTGATGCTTGATGCCCAGAAAGCT ATGGAGATTCCTTTTCTACAGAG GTTCATTGAGAGACCAGAGCAGAAGATCTTACTAGAAGACTTCAAGACTTTCCTTCTGGAGGCCCAGAAG gaGCTGTGGGCCACCGACAACAATAAGGTGCAGGAGTTTATGTTTGGGTACCTGAAGGACCCACTGAGGGAGGTGGAACAACCCTTCTTCCACCAAGATGAG TTCCTGACGTACCTATTTTCCAAAGAGAACACCGTCTGGGACTCAGCCCTGGACCAGGTGTGTCCTGAAGACATGAACAACCCCCTGTCTCATTACTGGATATCCTCATCTCATAACAC ctaCCTGACAGGTGACCAGTTTTCTAGTGAGTCGTCCCTGGAAGCGTACGCACGCTGTCTGAGGATGGGCTGCCGCTGCATCGAGT TGGACTGCTGGGATGGTCCAGATGGAATGCCTGTCATCTACCATGGACACACCCTCACCACCAAGATCAAGTTCTGTGATGTCCTGGCGACCATCAAGGAACACGCCTTTGTGACGTCTGA CTACCCCATCATCCTGTCCATAGAGGATCATTGCAGCATTGTCCAGCAGAGGAACATGGCTACCTACTTTAAGAAGGTCTTTGGAGAAATGCTGCTTACCAAGGCTGTGGACATCTCCGCCGACGGACTGCCCTCACCCAATCAGCTTAAGAGGAAGATCCTCATCAAG CATAAGAAGCTAGCAGAGGGCAGTGCCTATGAGGAGGTGTCCACCTCCACTCCCTACTCTGAGAATGACATCAGCAACTCCATCAAGAATGGCATTCTCTTCCTGGAGGACCCCATCAACCAT gaGTGGTACCCTCACTTCTTTGTCCTGACCAGCAGTAAGATTTACTACTCGGAGGAGACGTCTAACAACCAAGGCAacgaggatgaggaggagcacAGAGAG GTCTCTAACGGTATGGATCAACATATAGCAGAGAAGTGGTTCCATGGGAAGCTTGGTGCTGGTCGGGACGGGAGACAGATAGCTGAGCGGCTGCTGTCCGAGTACTGTCTTGAGACGGGCGCTCCCGACGGGTCCTTCCTGGTCCGGGAGAGTGAGACGTTCGTAGGAGACTACACCTTGTCCTTCTG GCGTTCAGGCCGGGTGCAGCATTGTCGCATCCACTCTCGCCAGGAGGCGGGCAGCCCCAAGTTCTACTTGACAGACAACCTGGTGTTTGACACGCTATTCGCCCTCATCATCCACTACCAGCAGGTAGCGCTGCGCTGTAACGAGTTTGAGATGAAGCTGACTGAGCCTGTGCCCCAGACCAACGCCCACGAAAGCAAAGA GTGGTACCATGCCAACCTGTCTCGGAGCCACGCTGAGAACATGCTGATGAGGGTTCCACGTGACGGGGCGTTCCTTGTTAGAAAAAGGGCAGAGCTAAGCTCCTTTGCCATTTCCTTCAG GGCAGAGGGGAAGATCAAGCACTGCAGGGTGCAGCAGGAGGGCCAGACGGTGGTGTTGGGGACGTCGGAGTTCGACAGCCTGGTGGATCTCATCAGTTACTACGAGAAACACCCGTTGTACCGCAAGATGAAGCTCCGCTACCCTATCAATGAGGAGACGCTGGAGAAGATAGGCACCGCT GAGCCAGATTACGGGTCTCTGTATGAGGGGCGGAACCCTGGGTTCTACGTAGAAGCCAATCAGATGCCCACCTTCAAG TGCACAGTGAAGGCCATGTATGAGTACAAGGCCCAGAGGGATGATGAATTGTCCTTCAGTAAGAACGCCATCATCCAAAACGTGGACAAACAGGAAGGAGGCTG GTGGAAGGGGGACTGTGGTGGGAAGAAGCAGCTGTGGTTTCCTGCTAACTATGTAGAGGAGATCAGTCCTTCAGCTGTGGAGCCAGACAGATCA CTGACAGAGAACAGTCCTCTGGGAGACCTGCTGAGAGGAAGTGTAGATGTGTCTTCCTGTCAGATTG tgGTGCGGCCTGATGGTAAGGGAAGCAGGCTGCATGTGTTCTCCCTCCTCCCCGCTGCCTCTCCTAGGGCAGGGCAGGTCTTGGACATTGCTGCCAATACCCAGGAGGAGCTCAAGGAGTGGGTCATCAAGATCAGAGAGGTCACCATGACATCAGAGGCCAAG ctggaGGAGGGGAAGATGATGGAGAGAAGGAAGAAGATCGCTCTGGAGCTGTCTGACCTGGTCATCTACTGTAGACCTGTACCCTTCGACGAGGACA AGATTGGGACAGAGCGGGCGTGTTTCCGGGACATGTCGTCGTTCCCGGAGACCAAGGCAGAGAAGTATGTGAACCGGATCAAGGGGAAGAGGTTCCTGCAGTACAACCGGCTGCAGCTGTCCCGTATCTACCCCCGTGGACAGAGGCTGGACTCCTCCAACTACGACCCTCTGCCCATGTGGCTCTGTGGATCCCAGCTGGTCGCGCTAAACTTCCAGACTGcag ACAAGCCCATGCAGATGAACCAGGCTCTGTTCATGTTGAACGGGAGGAGTGGCTACGTCCTCCAGCCACCAATCATGAGAGACGACAACTTTGACCCCTTTGACCGACACACACTGAGGGGCCTGGAGTCAGTCACCCTGCAGATAGAG GTGTTGGGTGCTCGTCATCTGCCTAAACACGGTCGTGGCATCGTGTGCCCCCTGATCGAGATCGAGGTGTGTGGCGCAGAATATGACAGTGCCAAGCAGAAGACTGACTCAGAGG CGGATAATGGTCTGAACCCCACGTGGCCTCGGAAGCCTTTCCAGTTCACCGTGTGTAACTCTGCCTTTGCCTTCCTGCGCTTTGTGGTGTACGAGATTGACATGTTCAGCGACCAGAACTTCCTGGCCCAGGCCAGCTTCCCCATCAACAGCCTCAAGACAG GATACCGGTCGGTCCCTCTGAAGAACAGCTGTAATGAGGATCTGGAGCTGGCCTCTCTGCTGGTGCACATGGACATCACCCGGAGCAGG GCTGAAAATGGGGAGGTGCTGAGCCCGTTTCTGCCGGTAGGAGGTGTCTCTGCGGCGGTGGTTACCCAGACAGGGCGTGAGCGTCTTGGGGAGACAGGCTCCACGTCCTCAGCCTCCTCCATGTCCCCTCTGCCCCAGTCGCCAGCAGCCCAGACCCAGGCTCAGACACAGGCCTACAGAGGCAGGGAGGGCTCCTTCGAGGCCCGCTACCAGACACCTCTGGATGACTTCAGAGTATCACAGGAGGCTCTGCTGGACCTAGACCCTCAGAACAGGAG GATGATGCGCAGGACCAGAGTGGGCGGAGAGAACCGTGTTTAG
- the plcg1 gene encoding 1-phosphatidylinositol 4,5-bisphosphate phosphodiesterase gamma-1 isoform X1 has translation MAGTSGFFSNGPIPWIESDTEMNNLYRDLELGTVLTLFYSKKSQRPERRTFQVKLETRTIIWTRGTDKIEGEIDIREIKEIRAGQKSRDFERYVEDATARLDQAHCFVILHGTEFRLKALSLAATSDEEMTMWVKGLTWLVADTLKSPTPLQIERWLRKQFYAVDRNREDKISCKDLKSMLCQVNYRVPNMKFLREKLPDSELRNGDVSFSQFSQLYRSLMLDAQKAMEIPFLQRFIERPEQKILLEDFKTFLLEAQKELWATDNNKVQEFMFGYLKDPLREVEQPFFHQDEFLTYLFSKENTVWDSALDQVCPEDMNNPLSHYWISSSHNTYLTGDQFSSESSLEAYARCLRMGCRCIELDCWDGPDGMPVIYHGHTLTTKIKFCDVLATIKEHAFVTSDYPIILSIEDHCSIVQQRNMATYFKKVFGEMLLTKAVDISADGLPSPNQLKRKILIKHKKLAEGSAYEEVSTSTPYSENDISNSIKNGILFLEDPINHEWYPHFFVLTSSKIYYSEETSNNQGNEDEEEHREVSNGMDQHIAEKWFHGKLGAGRDGRQIAERLLSEYCLETGAPDGSFLVRESETFVGDYTLSFWRSGRVQHCRIHSRQEAGSPKFYLTDNLVFDTLFALIIHYQQVALRCNEFEMKLTEPVPQTNAHESKEWYHANLSRSHAENMLMRVPRDGAFLVRKRAELSSFAISFRAEGKIKHCRVQQEGQTVVLGTSEFDSLVDLISYYEKHPLYRKMKLRYPINEETLEKIGTAEPDYGSLYEGRNPGFYVEANQMPTFKCTVKAMYEYKAQRDDELSFSKNAIIQNVDKQEGGWWKGDCGGKKQLWFPANYVEEISPSAVEPDRSQLTENSPLGDLLRGSVDVSSCQIVVRPDGKGSRLHVFSLLPAASPRAGQVLDIAANTQEELKEWVIKIREVTMTSEAKLEEGKMMERRKKIALELSDLVIYCRPVPFDEDKIGTERACFRDMSSFPETKAEKYVNRIKGKRFLQYNRLQLSRIYPRGQRLDSSNYDPLPMWLCGSQLVALNFQTADKPMQMNQALFMLNGRSGYVLQPPIMRDDNFDPFDRHTLRGLESVTLQIEVLGARHLPKHGRGIVCPLIEIEVCGAEYDSAKQKTDSEADNGLNPTWPRKPFQFTVCNSAFAFLRFVVYEIDMFSDQNFLAQASFPINSLKTGYRSVPLKNSCNEDLELASLLVHMDITRSRAENGEVLSPFLPVGGVSAAVVTQTGRERLGETGSTSSASSMSPLPQSPAAQTQAQTQAYRGREGSFEARYQTPLDDFRVSQEALLDLDPQNRRMMRRTRVGGENRV, from the exons ATGGCTGGGACCTCGGGCTTCTTTTCCAACGGACCCATTCCGTGGATTGAGAGTGACACCGAGATGAACAATCTTTACCGGGATCTGGAATTGGGGACCGTGTTGACTTTGTTTTACTCCAAAAAGTCCCAGCGACCTGAGAGAAGGACATTTCAGGTCAAACTTGAGACGAGGACAATTATCTGGACCCGAGGCACTGATAAAATAGAGGGAGAAA TTGATATCCGAGAGATAAAGGAGATCCGAGCGGGCCAGAAGTCTCGGGACTTTGAGCGCTATGTGGAGGACGCTACAGCACGACTAGACCAGGCTCACTGCTTCGTCATCCTACACGGCACTGAGTTCCGCCTCAAAGCACTCAGCCTAGCGG CGACGTCTGATGAGGAGATGACCATGTGGGTGAAGGGGCTGACCTGGCTGGTGGCAGACACACTCAAATCCCCCACCCCTCTACAGATAGAGAG GTGGTTACGGAAGCAGTTTTATGCAGTAGATCGCAACAGAGAAGACAA GATATCCTGTAAGGATCTGAAGAGCATGCTGTGCCAGGTTAACTACAGGGTCCCCAACATGAAGTTCCTCAGAGAGAAACTTCCG gACTCAGAGTTGAGGAATGGAGACGTGTCCTTTAGCCAGTTTTCCCAGCTCTATCGCAGCCTGATGCTTGATGCCCAGAAAGCT ATGGAGATTCCTTTTCTACAGAG GTTCATTGAGAGACCAGAGCAGAAGATCTTACTAGAAGACTTCAAGACTTTCCTTCTGGAGGCCCAGAAG gaGCTGTGGGCCACCGACAACAATAAGGTGCAGGAGTTTATGTTTGGGTACCTGAAGGACCCACTGAGGGAGGTGGAACAACCCTTCTTCCACCAAGATGAG TTCCTGACGTACCTATTTTCCAAAGAGAACACCGTCTGGGACTCAGCCCTGGACCAGGTGTGTCCTGAAGACATGAACAACCCCCTGTCTCATTACTGGATATCCTCATCTCATAACAC ctaCCTGACAGGTGACCAGTTTTCTAGTGAGTCGTCCCTGGAAGCGTACGCACGCTGTCTGAGGATGGGCTGCCGCTGCATCGAGT TGGACTGCTGGGATGGTCCAGATGGAATGCCTGTCATCTACCATGGACACACCCTCACCACCAAGATCAAGTTCTGTGATGTCCTGGCGACCATCAAGGAACACGCCTTTGTGACGTCTGA CTACCCCATCATCCTGTCCATAGAGGATCATTGCAGCATTGTCCAGCAGAGGAACATGGCTACCTACTTTAAGAAGGTCTTTGGAGAAATGCTGCTTACCAAGGCTGTGGACATCTCCGCCGACGGACTGCCCTCACCCAATCAGCTTAAGAGGAAGATCCTCATCAAG CATAAGAAGCTAGCAGAGGGCAGTGCCTATGAGGAGGTGTCCACCTCCACTCCCTACTCTGAGAATGACATCAGCAACTCCATCAAGAATGGCATTCTCTTCCTGGAGGACCCCATCAACCAT gaGTGGTACCCTCACTTCTTTGTCCTGACCAGCAGTAAGATTTACTACTCGGAGGAGACGTCTAACAACCAAGGCAacgaggatgaggaggagcacAGAGAG GTCTCTAACGGTATGGATCAACATATAGCAGAGAAGTGGTTCCATGGGAAGCTTGGTGCTGGTCGGGACGGGAGACAGATAGCTGAGCGGCTGCTGTCCGAGTACTGTCTTGAGACGGGCGCTCCCGACGGGTCCTTCCTGGTCCGGGAGAGTGAGACGTTCGTAGGAGACTACACCTTGTCCTTCTG GCGTTCAGGCCGGGTGCAGCATTGTCGCATCCACTCTCGCCAGGAGGCGGGCAGCCCCAAGTTCTACTTGACAGACAACCTGGTGTTTGACACGCTATTCGCCCTCATCATCCACTACCAGCAGGTAGCGCTGCGCTGTAACGAGTTTGAGATGAAGCTGACTGAGCCTGTGCCCCAGACCAACGCCCACGAAAGCAAAGA GTGGTACCATGCCAACCTGTCTCGGAGCCACGCTGAGAACATGCTGATGAGGGTTCCACGTGACGGGGCGTTCCTTGTTAGAAAAAGGGCAGAGCTAAGCTCCTTTGCCATTTCCTTCAG GGCAGAGGGGAAGATCAAGCACTGCAGGGTGCAGCAGGAGGGCCAGACGGTGGTGTTGGGGACGTCGGAGTTCGACAGCCTGGTGGATCTCATCAGTTACTACGAGAAACACCCGTTGTACCGCAAGATGAAGCTCCGCTACCCTATCAATGAGGAGACGCTGGAGAAGATAGGCACCGCT GAGCCAGATTACGGGTCTCTGTATGAGGGGCGGAACCCTGGGTTCTACGTAGAAGCCAATCAGATGCCCACCTTCAAG TGCACAGTGAAGGCCATGTATGAGTACAAGGCCCAGAGGGATGATGAATTGTCCTTCAGTAAGAACGCCATCATCCAAAACGTGGACAAACAGGAAGGAGGCTG GTGGAAGGGGGACTGTGGTGGGAAGAAGCAGCTGTGGTTTCCTGCTAACTATGTAGAGGAGATCAGTCCTTCAGCTGTGGAGCCAGACAGATCA CAGCTGACAGAGAACAGTCCTCTGGGAGACCTGCTGAGAGGAAGTGTAGATGTGTCTTCCTGTCAGATTG tgGTGCGGCCTGATGGTAAGGGAAGCAGGCTGCATGTGTTCTCCCTCCTCCCCGCTGCCTCTCCTAGGGCAGGGCAGGTCTTGGACATTGCTGCCAATACCCAGGAGGAGCTCAAGGAGTGGGTCATCAAGATCAGAGAGGTCACCATGACATCAGAGGCCAAG ctggaGGAGGGGAAGATGATGGAGAGAAGGAAGAAGATCGCTCTGGAGCTGTCTGACCTGGTCATCTACTGTAGACCTGTACCCTTCGACGAGGACA AGATTGGGACAGAGCGGGCGTGTTTCCGGGACATGTCGTCGTTCCCGGAGACCAAGGCAGAGAAGTATGTGAACCGGATCAAGGGGAAGAGGTTCCTGCAGTACAACCGGCTGCAGCTGTCCCGTATCTACCCCCGTGGACAGAGGCTGGACTCCTCCAACTACGACCCTCTGCCCATGTGGCTCTGTGGATCCCAGCTGGTCGCGCTAAACTTCCAGACTGcag ACAAGCCCATGCAGATGAACCAGGCTCTGTTCATGTTGAACGGGAGGAGTGGCTACGTCCTCCAGCCACCAATCATGAGAGACGACAACTTTGACCCCTTTGACCGACACACACTGAGGGGCCTGGAGTCAGTCACCCTGCAGATAGAG GTGTTGGGTGCTCGTCATCTGCCTAAACACGGTCGTGGCATCGTGTGCCCCCTGATCGAGATCGAGGTGTGTGGCGCAGAATATGACAGTGCCAAGCAGAAGACTGACTCAGAGG CGGATAATGGTCTGAACCCCACGTGGCCTCGGAAGCCTTTCCAGTTCACCGTGTGTAACTCTGCCTTTGCCTTCCTGCGCTTTGTGGTGTACGAGATTGACATGTTCAGCGACCAGAACTTCCTGGCCCAGGCCAGCTTCCCCATCAACAGCCTCAAGACAG GATACCGGTCGGTCCCTCTGAAGAACAGCTGTAATGAGGATCTGGAGCTGGCCTCTCTGCTGGTGCACATGGACATCACCCGGAGCAGG GCTGAAAATGGGGAGGTGCTGAGCCCGTTTCTGCCGGTAGGAGGTGTCTCTGCGGCGGTGGTTACCCAGACAGGGCGTGAGCGTCTTGGGGAGACAGGCTCCACGTCCTCAGCCTCCTCCATGTCCCCTCTGCCCCAGTCGCCAGCAGCCCAGACCCAGGCTCAGACACAGGCCTACAGAGGCAGGGAGGGCTCCTTCGAGGCCCGCTACCAGACACCTCTGGATGACTTCAGAGTATCACAGGAGGCTCTGCTGGACCTAGACCCTCAGAACAGGAG GATGATGCGCAGGACCAGAGTGGGCGGAGAGAACCGTGTTTAG